One genomic window of Sphingomonas sp. C3-2 includes the following:
- a CDS encoding NAD(P)/FAD-dependent oxidoreductase — protein sequence MLRLSGLSLPLDHQPEAIAPAICARLGIAADDLRGFTIFKRGNDARRRGNIQLVYTLDIDLADEAAVLERFAGDKDVRATPDMAYRFVAEAPSDWSGLRPVVVGAGPCGLFAGLILAQMGFRPIILDRGKIVRERTKDTWGLWRRAELNPDSNVQFGEGGAGTFSDGKLYCRVKDPRFLGRKVLEEFVKAGAPDDILWQAHPHIGTFRLVTMVESMRRTIEELGGEYRWQTRVDDIELETLSDGRQALRGLHLHDGRFLEADHVVLAVGHSARPTFEMLHRHGVHLEAKPFSIGVRIEHPQSWIDRARFGNCAGHPDLGAAAYSLSHHCANGRTVYSFCMCPGGRVVAATSEEGRVVTNGMSQYSRAEFNANSGLVVAIDPARDYPGDPLAGIAFQRHWEDLAFVAGGSNYHAPGQTVGDLLAGRASTALGEVIPSYKPGVKMTDLSECLPPFVIEAFREALPVFGRQIANYDHPDAVMTGVETRTSSPVRITRGKDFQSLNVARLFPAGEGAGYAGGILSAAIDGIKVAEAVAQSMMAAR from the coding sequence ATGCTGCGCCTTTCCGGACTCTCGCTCCCGCTCGATCATCAACCCGAGGCGATCGCCCCGGCCATCTGCGCCCGGCTCGGCATCGCGGCCGACGATCTGCGTGGCTTCACCATCTTCAAGCGGGGCAATGATGCGCGCCGCCGTGGCAACATCCAGCTCGTCTATACGCTCGACATCGATCTGGCGGACGAGGCGGCGGTGCTTGAGCGGTTCGCGGGGGACAAGGATGTCCGTGCCACGCCCGACATGGCCTATCGCTTTGTCGCCGAGGCGCCGTCCGATTGGTCGGGCCTGCGCCCCGTCGTCGTGGGCGCGGGGCCATGCGGATTGTTCGCCGGGCTGATCCTCGCGCAAATGGGCTTCCGCCCGATCATCCTCGATCGCGGCAAGATCGTGCGCGAACGGACCAAGGATACCTGGGGCCTGTGGCGCCGGGCCGAGCTCAACCCCGATTCCAACGTCCAGTTTGGCGAAGGCGGCGCGGGCACCTTTTCCGACGGCAAGCTTTATTGCCGCGTCAAGGATCCGCGCTTCCTCGGGCGCAAGGTGCTCGAGGAATTTGTGAAGGCGGGCGCGCCCGACGATATCCTGTGGCAGGCGCATCCGCATATCGGCACCTTCCGCCTTGTCACCATGGTCGAAAGCATGCGCCGGACGATCGAGGAACTGGGCGGCGAATATCGCTGGCAGACGCGCGTCGACGATATCGAACTCGAAACCTTGTCCGATGGACGTCAGGCGCTACGCGGCCTGCATCTGCATGATGGCAGATTTCTCGAGGCCGATCATGTCGTGCTCGCGGTTGGCCATAGCGCGCGGCCAACCTTCGAGATGCTGCACCGCCACGGTGTCCATCTGGAGGCGAAGCCCTTTTCGATCGGCGTGCGGATCGAACATCCGCAAAGCTGGATCGATCGGGCGCGTTTCGGCAATTGCGCTGGCCACCCCGATCTTGGTGCCGCCGCCTATAGCCTGTCGCATCACTGCGCGAACGGGCGCACCGTCTATAGCTTCTGCATGTGCCCGGGCGGTCGCGTCGTCGCCGCAACGTCCGAGGAAGGCCGGGTTGTCACCAACGGGATGAGCCAATATTCGCGCGCCGAGTTCAACGCCAATTCGGGTCTTGTCGTCGCGATCGATCCCGCGCGCGATTATCCCGGTGATCCGCTCGCCGGCATCGCCTTTCAGCGCCATTGGGAAGATCTCGCCTTTGTCGCGGGCGGTTCCAACTATCACGCGCCCGGGCAGACGGTGGGCGATCTGCTCGCCGGCCGCGCCTCGACCGCGCTTGGCGAGGTGATCCCTTCGTACAAGCCCGGCGTGAAGATGACCGACCTGTCCGAATGCCTGCCGCCCTTCGTGATCGAGGCGTTTCGCGAGGCGCTTCCCGTCTTCGGTCGCCAGATCGCGAATTATGATCATCCCGATGCGGTGATGACGGGGGTGGAAACGCGCACCTCGTCGCCGGTCCGCATCACGCGCGGCAAGGATTTCCAGAGCCTCAATGTCGCGCGGCTGTTCCCGGCGGGCGAAGGGGCGGGTTATGCGGGCGGCATCCTCTCCGCCGCGATCGACGGCATCAAGGTCGCGGAAGCCGTTGCGCAGAGCATGATGGCGGCGCGCTGA